A single Kribbella aluminosa DNA region contains:
- a CDS encoding FMN-binding protein, which produces MKRIVLWLLGTVSAVVLMFGYHTSTSGPEASVGPTIGGGINEAPATTPTTPGTPSSKSGTSTITGAVAQTQWGPVQVQLTEQAGKITAVNVVQYPNGNRRDAEINDYALPILINETVQAQSAQIDMVSGATVTSDGYVRSLQSALDKGK; this is translated from the coding sequence GTGAAACGTATCGTGCTCTGGCTCCTCGGCACCGTCTCGGCGGTCGTCCTGATGTTCGGCTACCACACGTCAACCTCTGGCCCCGAGGCATCCGTGGGGCCGACCATCGGTGGTGGCATCAACGAAGCCCCGGCAACAACACCTACGACACCGGGGACGCCCTCGTCCAAGTCAGGTACGTCGACCATCACCGGCGCCGTCGCGCAGACCCAGTGGGGACCCGTCCAGGTCCAGCTCACCGAGCAGGCCGGGAAGATCACGGCGGTCAACGTCGTCCAGTACCCGAACGGCAACCGCCGCGACGCCGAGATCAACGACTACGCGCTCCCGATCCTGATCAACGAGACCGTCCAGGCCCAGAGCGCGCAGATCGACATGGTCAGCGGCGCGACCGTGACCAGCGACGGGTATGTCCGATCCCTCCAAAGCGCACTGGACAAGGGCAAATGA
- a CDS encoding FAD:protein FMN transferase produces the protein MTTRYVEHVMGMPISLVLRGRHADDDHAVRAWSEALDVLRTADQVFSTYRADSYVSRLNRGALAIADCPPEVAEVLALGERARIESGGAFDVRRNSRLDPSGVVKGWAVERAAQKLGQLPATDYCLGAGGDLTCRVSGPDSEEWRVGIEDPLAPDKLAAVVPIRNGAIATSGLHRRGRHIIDARTGVTPIVLASVTVVHRSLTQADIDATAAFALGEDGLAWLQSRPGRAGLVILADGTRQVFGNSTRATTSATIRRGMGRWATK, from the coding sequence ATGACCACCAGGTACGTCGAGCACGTGATGGGTATGCCGATCAGCCTCGTCCTGCGCGGCCGGCACGCCGACGACGACCACGCGGTACGGGCGTGGTCCGAGGCGCTCGACGTACTGCGGACTGCGGACCAGGTCTTCAGCACCTACCGCGCCGACTCGTACGTGTCCCGCCTGAACCGTGGTGCGCTGGCGATCGCGGATTGCCCGCCCGAGGTCGCGGAGGTGCTCGCGCTAGGCGAGCGGGCGCGGATCGAGTCCGGCGGCGCGTTCGACGTACGGCGGAATTCCCGGCTCGACCCGAGCGGCGTCGTGAAGGGCTGGGCGGTGGAACGCGCGGCGCAGAAGCTCGGGCAGTTGCCGGCGACGGACTACTGCCTCGGCGCGGGTGGTGACCTGACATGCCGGGTCTCCGGGCCGGACTCGGAGGAGTGGCGGGTCGGGATCGAGGACCCGCTCGCCCCGGACAAGCTGGCCGCGGTGGTCCCGATCCGGAACGGCGCGATCGCCACGTCCGGGCTACATCGGCGCGGCCGTCACATCATCGACGCCCGGACCGGCGTGACACCGATCGTGCTGGCTTCGGTCACCGTCGTACACCGGTCGCTCACGCAGGCCGACATCGACGCGACGGCGGCGTTCGCGCTCGGGGAGGACGGGCTCGCGTGGTTGCAGTCGCGGCCGGGTCGGGCCGGGCTGGTGATCCTCGCGGACGGGACGCGTCAGGTCTTCGGGAACAGCACGCGGGCGACGACGTCGGCGACCATCCGCCGCGGAATGGGGCGGTGGGCAACGAAGTGA
- a CDS encoding TetR/AcrR family transcriptional regulator, whose protein sequence is MAAGKTGPRPVSRGDGARQRMLEAALAVLDESGLAGFTMEAVARRAGASKATLYRRWPTTGALLVDAMDATYRPFLTPDTGSVTKDVSQILTAFVTLLEKTPFPRLLAAFIDAAERDPALSKLHQDLTKRRREPMLIALERGRERGELPPDTDPELTTDLLTSPFFYRHFVAHRPIPRRMVADVVARVLFPKT, encoded by the coding sequence ATGGCCGCTGGGAAGACCGGACCCCGGCCCGTCTCGCGGGGGGACGGCGCGCGGCAGCGGATGCTCGAGGCCGCACTCGCGGTGCTCGACGAGTCCGGCCTCGCCGGGTTCACGATGGAGGCGGTCGCGCGGCGCGCCGGGGCGAGCAAGGCGACGCTCTACCGTCGCTGGCCTACCACCGGGGCGCTGCTGGTGGACGCGATGGACGCGACGTACCGCCCGTTCCTCACCCCCGACACCGGGTCGGTCACCAAGGACGTCAGCCAGATCCTGACCGCGTTCGTCACACTCCTCGAAAAGACGCCGTTCCCCCGCCTGCTCGCCGCCTTCATCGACGCCGCCGAACGCGATCCCGCGCTCTCGAAACTCCACCAGGACCTGACGAAACGGCGCCGCGAGCCGATGCTGATCGCGTTGGAACGCGGCCGCGAGCGCGGGGAGCTACCGCCCGACACCGACCCCGAACTGACCACCGACCTGCTGACCAGCCCGTTCTTCTACCGTCACTTCGTTGCCCACCGCCCCATTCCGCGGCGGATGGTCGCCGACGTCGTCGCCCGCGTGCTGTTCCCGAAGACCTGA
- a CDS encoding DoxX family protein — MRRTYWATTAIVVGECAVGGTMDLFRMAPFYPMLIDLGYPSYLSPILGGAKLAAAVVIAVPALPRLKEWAYAGVLINMTGAAASNFAARQYSGMVAPAAFAVLALASWATRPPSRKLLAAEARGEAAEQLPAAERG; from the coding sequence ATGCGAAGAACCTACTGGGCCACGACCGCGATCGTCGTGGGGGAGTGTGCCGTCGGCGGCACCATGGACCTGTTCCGGATGGCGCCGTTCTACCCGATGCTGATCGACCTCGGGTACCCGAGCTACCTGTCGCCGATCCTCGGCGGCGCCAAGCTCGCCGCGGCGGTGGTGATCGCCGTACCAGCCCTGCCCCGTCTGAAGGAGTGGGCGTACGCCGGGGTGCTGATCAACATGACCGGCGCCGCGGCCTCGAACTTCGCCGCGCGGCAGTACTCCGGGATGGTCGCCCCCGCCGCGTTCGCCGTACTCGCGCTCGCGTCGTGGGCGACCCGGCCCCCGAGCAGGAAGCTGCTGGCGGCCGAAGCCCGCGGCGAGGCCGCTGAGCAATTGCCGGCGGCTGAACGCGGCTGA
- a CDS encoding hemerythrin domain-containing protein — protein MTASGTFVDTHEMVLIHRVIRREFGQLPRLFRTAANNRARSKIIGAHAKEMLHFLHTHHTGEDELLFPLLRKRTALDPELMDRMDVQHAAVDAAVKAVTADLPGWTASANATAGERMASVVDATMPTLINHLAEEEQQLLPIIAVTLTQREWDALGKHGMSAIPLTRRLVMLGHITEETDDAERQRFLQVVPAPARLAYKLIGRRQFTRETTAIRG, from the coding sequence ATGACCGCGTCCGGAACCTTCGTCGACACCCACGAGATGGTGCTGATCCACCGCGTCATCCGGCGCGAGTTCGGTCAGCTCCCACGGCTGTTCCGCACCGCGGCCAACAATCGTGCGCGATCCAAGATCATCGGCGCGCACGCCAAGGAGATGTTGCACTTCCTCCACACCCACCACACTGGCGAGGACGAACTCCTCTTTCCCTTGCTGCGCAAGCGAACCGCGCTCGACCCGGAGCTGATGGACCGGATGGACGTACAGCACGCGGCAGTCGACGCCGCCGTCAAAGCCGTCACCGCGGACCTGCCAGGGTGGACGGCGAGCGCGAACGCCACGGCAGGCGAGCGAATGGCGTCCGTCGTCGACGCCACGATGCCGACCCTGATCAACCACCTCGCCGAGGAGGAGCAGCAACTACTCCCGATCATCGCGGTCACACTGACCCAACGCGAATGGGACGCGCTCGGCAAGCACGGCATGAGCGCGATTCCGCTCACGCGGCGGCTGGTCATGCTCGGCCACATCACCGAGGAAACCGACGACGCGGAACGGCAGAGGTTCCTCCAGGTCGTGCCGGCCCCAGCACGGTTGGCATACAAACTGATCGGCCGCCGCCAGTTCACCCGCGAAACCACCGCGATCCGCGGCTGA
- a CDS encoding SDR family oxidoreductase: MSTVITGASGHLGRLVVEQLLTIATPPEQIVATGRDVEKLADLAQRGVTVRRADFADPTTLDEAFAGADTMLLVSTTTIGERFENARNAIDAARRAGVTRIVYTSIVNASTAHMTLADEHRRTEDYLRDSGSESVILRNGWYLENYTDQLPMISQYHALLGSAQDGLVSAAARRDLATAAATVLTQDGHLGATYELGGAPFTLAELAATFSDVLGTHIAYQDMSVADYTSTLTGAGLPPEMAAAVADADAGLALGELYTDSDDLEKLIGRPAITAHEALRDAVAAGESR; encoded by the coding sequence ATGTCCACTGTCATCACCGGAGCATCGGGTCACCTCGGCCGACTGGTCGTCGAGCAGCTCCTCACCATCGCAACGCCGCCCGAGCAGATCGTCGCCACCGGCCGCGACGTCGAAAAGCTCGCCGACCTCGCACAGCGCGGAGTCACGGTACGGCGCGCCGACTTCGCCGACCCGACCACCCTCGACGAGGCTTTCGCGGGCGCCGACACGATGCTGCTGGTCTCGACGACGACGATCGGGGAGCGGTTCGAGAACGCCCGCAACGCCATCGATGCTGCGCGGCGAGCGGGTGTGACCCGAATCGTCTACACCAGCATCGTCAACGCGTCGACCGCGCACATGACGCTCGCCGACGAACATCGCCGTACCGAGGACTATCTGCGTGACAGCGGTTCGGAGTCGGTCATCCTGCGCAACGGGTGGTACCTGGAGAACTACACCGACCAACTCCCGATGATCAGCCAGTACCACGCATTGCTGGGCAGCGCCCAGGACGGCCTCGTCAGCGCGGCCGCCCGGCGCGACCTCGCGACCGCCGCGGCCACAGTGCTGACGCAGGACGGGCACCTCGGGGCGACCTACGAGCTGGGCGGAGCACCGTTCACCCTGGCCGAGCTCGCCGCCACGTTCAGCGACGTCCTCGGGACCCACATCGCCTACCAGGACATGTCGGTCGCCGACTACACCAGCACCCTGACCGGCGCCGGGCTGCCCCCGGAGATGGCCGCCGCGGTCGCCGACGCCGATGCCGGCCTGGCCCTCGGAGAGCTGTACACCGACAGCGACGACCTGGAGAAGCTGATCGGCCGGCCGGCGATCACGGCCCACGAAGCCCTCCGCGACGCCGTGGCAGCCGGGGAATCACGATGA
- a CDS encoding SDR family NAD(P)-dependent oxidoreductase — protein MTSTSSLAGKRVLVTGGNSGIGAAIVRRLAAQGAKVAVNYRSDKAAADALVGELNSAGCTAAAFQADLTAAGRAHELVDAVVAELGGLDLLVSNAGVEHFGALETITEADFDRIFLTNVAGQLFVTQAAVAAMTDGGRIVLSASVSVRLSVYHHTLYAASKAAIPAMVRNLAPELADRNIAINAISPGATATRMAMSYGANYTHPALADVPFDALLRSMSALGRFAQPDDIAAVVAFLLSPEAAHITGTTIEADGGWS, from the coding sequence ATGACATCCACATCAAGCCTGGCGGGCAAGCGGGTCCTGGTCACCGGAGGCAACAGCGGGATCGGCGCCGCGATCGTGCGGCGGCTCGCGGCCCAAGGAGCCAAGGTCGCGGTCAACTACCGGTCCGACAAGGCTGCCGCCGACGCGCTCGTCGGAGAACTCAACAGCGCAGGGTGTACGGCGGCGGCGTTCCAGGCCGACCTCACGGCGGCGGGCCGGGCCCACGAGCTGGTCGACGCGGTGGTGGCCGAGCTCGGCGGCCTGGACCTGTTGGTCAGCAACGCCGGGGTCGAGCACTTCGGAGCGCTGGAAACCATCACCGAGGCCGACTTCGACCGCATCTTCCTGACCAATGTGGCCGGACAACTGTTCGTCACCCAGGCGGCGGTCGCCGCGATGACCGACGGCGGCCGGATCGTGCTCAGCGCCTCGGTCAGTGTGCGCCTGTCGGTCTATCACCACACCCTGTACGCGGCGAGCAAGGCCGCCATTCCGGCCATGGTGCGCAACCTGGCACCCGAGCTGGCCGATCGCAACATCGCCATCAACGCGATCTCCCCCGGGGCCACCGCCACTCGCATGGCGATGAGCTACGGCGCCAACTACACCCACCCCGCACTCGCCGACGTGCCGTTCGACGCACTCCTCCGCTCGATGAGCGCACTCGGCCGATTCGCCCAGCCGGACGACATCGCCGCCGTCGTCGCGTTCCTGCTCTCCCCGGAAGCCGCTCACATCACCGGCACCACCATCGAGGCCGACGGCGGCTGGAGCTGA
- a CDS encoding MarR family winged helix-turn-helix transcriptional regulator, translated as MDGMDDEQSADLGVLLFIPYRYMEDRIFRAIQDAGFDDWTLTQCRVFQRVAPNGSRLTDLADQAQMTKQSTGVLVDQLERLGYVRRVPDPTDGRARLIVIEKRGRRAVDVARATADEILSEWKSYLGTRNFALLQQILGQLREITDPYAR; from the coding sequence ATGGACGGTATGGACGACGAGCAGTCGGCTGACCTGGGAGTGTTGTTGTTCATCCCGTACCGATACATGGAGGACCGGATCTTCCGAGCGATTCAGGACGCGGGGTTCGACGACTGGACCCTCACCCAGTGCAGGGTGTTCCAACGCGTCGCCCCGAACGGTTCCCGCCTCACGGACCTCGCCGACCAGGCGCAGATGACCAAGCAGAGCACCGGTGTGCTGGTCGACCAACTGGAACGCCTCGGCTACGTTCGCAGGGTTCCCGACCCGACGGACGGCCGCGCCCGGTTGATCGTGATCGAGAAACGTGGCCGGCGGGCGGTCGACGTGGCCAGGGCGACGGCCGACGAGATCCTCTCGGAGTGGAAGTCGTACCTGGGCACTCGCAACTTCGCGTTGCTGCAGCAGATCCTGGGGCAACTCCGCGAGATCACCGACCCCTACGCCCGGTAA
- a CDS encoding TetR/AcrR family transcriptional regulator, producing the protein MSVRAAPPEAPSTRKGRATRERVITAAADLMYRHGVAGTSTPAVRDAAGVSSSQIYHYFTDKDDLTRAVIAFQTETILSNQAPLLATLDGVEALRSWRDVVVDAARQQNGAGGCPLGSLSSELSDDHPGARDALAASFMAWSEAIRAGLEAMIDNGTLRPETDAATLSLALLAAVQGGLVLAQAQHTTDALEAALDAVIAHIHDHAVLPA; encoded by the coding sequence ATGTCGGTACGCGCAGCGCCGCCGGAGGCGCCCAGCACGCGGAAGGGGCGCGCGACCCGCGAGCGGGTCATCACGGCCGCGGCCGATCTCATGTACCGCCATGGAGTGGCCGGCACCAGCACCCCCGCGGTCCGGGACGCCGCCGGCGTCAGCTCATCGCAGATCTACCACTACTTCACCGACAAGGACGACCTCACCCGCGCGGTCATCGCCTTCCAGACCGAGACGATCCTGTCGAACCAGGCACCACTACTGGCTACCCTCGACGGCGTCGAAGCGCTGCGATCCTGGCGCGACGTGGTCGTCGACGCGGCCCGCCAGCAGAACGGGGCGGGGGGTTGCCCGCTGGGCAGCCTGTCCAGCGAGCTGTCCGACGACCATCCGGGGGCGCGCGACGCCTTGGCCGCCAGCTTCATGGCGTGGTCCGAGGCGATTCGCGCCGGCCTGGAGGCCATGATTGACAACGGCACCCTCCGGCCGGAAACCGATGCGGCCACGCTGTCCCTTGCGCTGCTTGCGGCGGTGCAGGGTGGGCTTGTCCTCGCACAGGCCCAGCACACCACCGACGCCCTCGAAGCCGCCCTGGACGCCGTCATCGCACACATCCACGACCACGCCGTACTGCCGGCCTGA
- a CDS encoding SDR family NAD(P)-dependent oxidoreductase, whose translation MTTALITGGTSGIGRATAHLFSRRGATVIVTGRDETRGQAVAAETGGRFIQADLAVPEDVRRLAAEAGEVDVLVNNAGYWELGPTADTTEAGFEAMNAVNVRAPFFLTAALAPPMAARGHGAIVNVSTMVAARGAAGMAAYGASKAALEALTRSWAAEFGPAGVRVNAVALGPSRTEVTQSMGDLLDTLAAASPLGRANEPDEVAQVIAYLAGEDARPITGAVLAVDAGRVATL comes from the coding sequence TTGACTACTGCTTTGATCACCGGCGGGACCTCGGGCATCGGCCGGGCGACCGCGCACCTGTTCAGCCGGCGTGGGGCCACGGTGATCGTCACCGGCCGCGACGAGACCCGTGGCCAGGCCGTCGCCGCTGAGACCGGCGGGCGCTTCATCCAGGCCGATCTCGCCGTACCCGAGGATGTCCGGCGGTTGGCCGCCGAGGCCGGTGAGGTGGATGTGCTGGTCAACAACGCCGGCTACTGGGAGTTGGGCCCGACCGCCGACACCACCGAAGCCGGCTTCGAGGCGATGAACGCCGTCAACGTCCGGGCCCCGTTCTTCCTGACCGCGGCCCTGGCTCCGCCGATGGCCGCGCGCGGTCACGGGGCGATCGTGAACGTCTCCACCATGGTCGCCGCTCGAGGCGCGGCCGGCATGGCCGCCTACGGGGCGAGCAAGGCGGCGCTGGAGGCGCTGACCCGATCGTGGGCGGCCGAGTTCGGACCGGCCGGCGTCCGGGTCAACGCTGTCGCGCTCGGCCCCAGCCGCACCGAGGTCACCCAGAGCATGGGCGACCTGCTGGACACCCTCGCGGCCGCCAGCCCGCTGGGCCGGGCGAACGAACCGGACGAGGTTGCCCAGGTGATCGCCTACCTGGCCGGGGAGGATGCCCGGCCGATCACCGGAGCCGTCCTCGCCGTCGACGCGGGCCGGGTCGCCACGCTCTGA
- a CDS encoding NmrA family NAD(P)-binding protein, with product MILVTGATGTVGSEAVRLLSARHRPTRAFVRDPARVAHRSELADEIEIVAGDFDRPDTLDSALRGVDTVILVSPAVPAQEIAVIDSAVRQGVTHLVKITSKASADSPVDRRRGQARIEAHLATTGLAYTLLRSNAYLQNLFALAPMVKQTRGFLMSAGEGQVGMIDARDVAAAACAIATAPTAHAGHTYRLTGPGLITYTDIANELSAALGHQIEYRQIRTDEHRAAMIRAGVPEAVATSNAQAFGLIAEGDAAWLTDDVAALTGTAPRSLHTFITEHIAAFA from the coding sequence ATGATTCTGGTTACCGGTGCGACCGGTACGGTCGGGTCCGAGGCCGTGCGGCTGCTGTCCGCGCGACACCGGCCCACGCGGGCGTTCGTTCGTGACCCGGCCCGCGTTGCTCACCGCAGCGAGCTCGCCGACGAGATCGAGATCGTCGCCGGCGATTTCGATCGGCCGGACACGCTGGACTCGGCCCTGCGCGGCGTCGACACCGTCATTCTGGTGAGCCCGGCCGTGCCGGCCCAGGAGATCGCGGTCATCGACAGCGCCGTCCGGCAGGGCGTGACGCACCTGGTGAAAATCACCAGCAAGGCGTCGGCCGATTCCCCGGTCGACCGACGGCGGGGACAGGCGCGCATCGAGGCGCATCTGGCGACCACCGGCCTCGCGTACACCCTGCTCCGGTCCAACGCGTACCTGCAGAACCTGTTCGCCCTGGCTCCGATGGTCAAGCAGACGCGGGGTTTCCTGATGTCGGCTGGCGAGGGACAGGTGGGGATGATCGACGCCCGGGACGTGGCCGCCGCCGCGTGCGCGATCGCCACCGCGCCGACCGCACACGCGGGCCACACCTACCGCCTCACCGGCCCGGGCCTGATCACCTACACCGACATCGCGAACGAATTGTCCGCCGCGCTGGGACACCAGATCGAGTACCGCCAGATTCGCACCGACGAGCATCGGGCCGCGATGATCCGGGCCGGTGTGCCCGAGGCCGTCGCGACCTCGAACGCCCAGGCGTTCGGGCTGATCGCCGAGGGCGACGCGGCGTGGCTGACCGACGACGTGGCGGCCCTCACCGGCACCGCACCGCGCAGCCTGCACACCTTCATCACCGAGCACATCGCAGCATTCGCCTGA
- a CDS encoding carbohydrate ABC transporter permease, translating into MRVRKLLQLNWFGGLAGWAWLAIVLIPLYWIVVTSFKDQSAYFTQNPFALPSAPTANNYQLVIQSDFPRYFLNSVIVTAGTIIPAVAISFMAAYAIIRGAGSRFLAGVNGLFLMGLAIPLQATIIPVYLLIIKMRLYDSLLALILPSIAFSIPLSVLVLANFIRDVPKELFESMRVDGATEWGMMRKLALPLTRPALVTVSIYNGLGVWNGFLLPLILTQSPDKRTLPLALWTFQGQYSVNVPAVLASVVLTTLPIVILYAVSRRQLLSGLTAGFSR; encoded by the coding sequence ATGCGGGTCCGTAAACTCCTCCAGCTGAACTGGTTCGGCGGCCTGGCCGGCTGGGCCTGGCTGGCGATCGTACTGATCCCGCTGTACTGGATCGTCGTCACCAGCTTCAAGGACCAGAGCGCGTACTTCACCCAGAACCCGTTCGCGCTGCCGTCCGCGCCGACCGCGAACAACTACCAGCTGGTCATCCAGTCGGACTTCCCGCGGTACTTCCTGAACAGCGTGATCGTCACCGCGGGCACGATCATCCCGGCGGTCGCGATCTCCTTCATGGCGGCGTACGCCATCATCCGCGGCGCGGGCAGCAGGTTCCTTGCCGGGGTCAACGGCCTGTTCCTGATGGGACTGGCGATCCCGCTGCAGGCGACGATCATCCCGGTGTACCTGCTGATCATCAAGATGCGCCTGTACGACAGCCTGCTCGCGCTGATCCTGCCGTCGATCGCGTTCTCGATCCCGCTGTCGGTCCTGGTCCTCGCGAACTTCATCCGCGACGTACCGAAGGAGCTGTTCGAGTCGATGCGGGTCGACGGCGCCACCGAGTGGGGAATGATGCGCAAGCTCGCGCTGCCGCTCACCCGGCCCGCGCTGGTGACCGTCAGCATCTACAACGGCCTCGGCGTCTGGAACGGGTTCCTCCTGCCGCTGATCCTCACCCAGAGCCCCGACAAGCGCACGCTCCCGCTGGCGCTGTGGACGTTCCAGGGCCAGTACAGCGTGAACGTACCGGCGGTGCTCGCCTCCGTCGTCCTCACGACACTCCCGATCGTCATCCTGTACGCCGTCAGCCGCCGCCAACTCCTCAGCGGCCTCACCGCGGGCTTCAGCCGTTAG
- a CDS encoding carbohydrate ABC transporter permease, giving the protein MVLPALLLFVVFGVVPLVGVLVLSFTQWDGLGAIHAAGLSNWKSVLTDSQLPHSILVTFEIMILSWAVQTPMSLLLGTFLAGRQRYRAFLAVLYFIPLLLSSAAIAITYKALLDPNFGLGAGLKIGFLTQDWLGQSNLAIGVVIFIVSWQFIPFHSLIYQGGVRQIPTTLYEAASIDGAGRVRQFFSITVPQLKYTIITSSTLMVVGSLTFFDLIFVLTAGGPGDATRVLALDMYKRGFMSNQMGPASVIAALIVLLGLALALLLRRLGGSTTASQQEGA; this is encoded by the coding sequence ATGGTGCTGCCCGCGCTGCTGTTGTTCGTCGTGTTCGGTGTGGTCCCGCTGGTCGGCGTACTCGTGCTGAGCTTCACCCAGTGGGACGGGCTCGGCGCGATCCACGCCGCCGGGCTGTCGAACTGGAAGTCCGTGCTGACCGACTCGCAGCTGCCGCACAGCATCCTGGTGACCTTCGAGATCATGATCCTCTCGTGGGCCGTGCAGACGCCGATGAGCCTGCTGCTCGGCACGTTCCTGGCCGGCCGGCAGCGGTACCGCGCGTTCCTCGCGGTGCTGTACTTCATCCCGCTGCTGCTCAGCTCGGCCGCGATCGCGATCACCTACAAGGCGCTGCTCGACCCGAACTTCGGGCTCGGCGCCGGCCTGAAGATCGGGTTCCTCACCCAGGACTGGCTCGGCCAGAGCAATCTCGCGATCGGCGTGGTGATCTTCATCGTGTCCTGGCAGTTCATCCCGTTCCACTCGCTGATCTACCAGGGCGGCGTCCGGCAGATCCCGACCACGCTGTACGAGGCGGCGTCGATCGACGGCGCCGGCCGGGTCCGGCAGTTCTTCAGCATCACGGTGCCGCAGCTGAAGTACACGATCATCACGTCGTCGACGCTGATGGTGGTCGGCTCGCTGACCTTCTTCGACCTGATCTTCGTACTGACCGCCGGTGGTCCCGGTGACGCCACCCGGGTGCTCGCGCTCGACATGTACAAGCGCGGCTTCATGTCCAACCAGATGGGTCCGGCCAGCGTGATCGCCGCGCTGATCGTGCTCCTCGGCCTCGCACTCGCCCTGCTGCTGCGCAGACTGGGCGGCAGTACGACGGCCAGCCAGCAGGAAGGTGCGTGA
- a CDS encoding extracellular solute-binding protein, with protein sequence MDPNATSRRTFLGLVGSGALAAGLAACGSSGPTSTPGSTTGGGAPAGSGASYWFLTGQPQQGIREAQVKRFNDANSSTKLKTTEFQNDAFKQKIKTAIGAGQGPTLIWGWGGGGLKAYVEAGQVEDLTGWLGQNATLKNSIFPSAFTAATVNGKIYAVPGETVTPIVLFYDKRAFEKIGAQPPKSWGDILDLVPKFNAKGIAPFSLGGQSRWTNMMWLEFLFDRIGGSEVFQNIYDGKKDGWSDPSAIKALEEMQKLIKANGFIKGFSSITADSNADQALLFTGKAAMMLHGAWTYGNMKSSGGDFVTGGHLGYMNFPPVDGGKGDPTDTVGNPGQYMSISSKASQADKDTAKKFIANNTLDDATVEAWVKSGNIPVVKSAKDKLSSITDKNDSEWLNFVYDTAANAKNFAQSWDQALSPTQAETLLDNIAKLFQLSISPQQFATNMNAVIGK encoded by the coding sequence GTGGATCCCAACGCGACATCCCGACGTACCTTCCTCGGCCTGGTCGGCAGTGGCGCGCTCGCTGCCGGCCTCGCCGCCTGCGGTAGCTCCGGCCCGACCAGCACGCCCGGCTCGACCACGGGCGGAGGCGCCCCGGCCGGCAGCGGTGCGTCGTACTGGTTCCTCACCGGACAGCCACAGCAGGGCATCCGCGAGGCACAGGTCAAACGGTTCAACGACGCGAACTCGAGCACCAAGCTCAAGACCACCGAGTTCCAGAACGACGCGTTCAAGCAGAAGATCAAGACCGCGATCGGCGCCGGCCAGGGCCCGACACTGATCTGGGGCTGGGGCGGCGGCGGCCTGAAGGCGTACGTCGAAGCCGGCCAGGTCGAGGACCTGACCGGCTGGCTCGGCCAGAACGCCACCCTGAAGAACTCGATCTTCCCGTCCGCGTTCACGGCGGCGACCGTCAACGGCAAGATCTACGCGGTGCCGGGCGAGACCGTGACCCCGATCGTGCTGTTCTACGACAAGCGCGCGTTCGAGAAGATCGGCGCCCAGCCGCCGAAGTCGTGGGGCGACATCCTCGACCTGGTGCCGAAGTTCAACGCCAAGGGCATCGCGCCGTTCTCGCTCGGCGGCCAGTCCCGGTGGACCAACATGATGTGGCTGGAGTTCCTGTTCGACCGGATCGGCGGCAGCGAGGTCTTCCAGAACATCTACGACGGCAAGAAGGACGGCTGGTCCGACCCGTCCGCGATCAAGGCGCTCGAAGAGATGCAAAAGCTGATCAAGGCGAACGGCTTCATCAAGGGCTTCTCCTCGATCACGGCCGACTCGAACGCCGACCAGGCGCTGCTGTTCACCGGCAAGGCCGCGATGATGCTGCACGGTGCCTGGACGTACGGCAACATGAAGTCCTCCGGTGGCGACTTCGTGACCGGCGGGCACCTCGGGTACATGAACTTCCCGCCGGTCGACGGCGGCAAGGGCGACCCGACCGACACCGTCGGCAACCCGGGTCAGTACATGTCGATCTCCTCCAAGGCGAGCCAGGCCGACAAGGACACCGCGAAGAAGTTCATCGCGAACAACACGCTCGACGACGCCACGGTGGAGGCCTGGGTGAAGTCCGGCAACATCCCGGTCGTGAAGAGCGCGAAGGACAAGCTCTCGTCGATCACGGACAAGAACGACTCCGAGTGGCTGAACTTCGTCTACGACACTGCGGCGAACGCGAAGAACTTCGCCCAGTCCTGGGACCAGGCCCTCAGCCCGACGCAGGCCGAGACCCTGCTGGACAACATCGCCAAGCTCTTCCAGCTGTCCATCTCCCCGCAGCAGTTCGCGACGAACATGAACGCGGTGATCGGCAAGTGA